A region of Paenibacillus sp. JNUCC-31 DNA encodes the following proteins:
- a CDS encoding zinc ribbon domain-containing protein: MSIEEMIERRFVCTKCRGTGCNIKEVSMSGAGLSKMFDIQHNHYLFVACSSCGYVEVFDPDVLKGKKQGQVGTILDILFGG, translated from the coding sequence ATGAGTATTGAAGAGATGATCGAGCGGCGATTTGTATGTACAAAATGCAGGGGGACGGGCTGTAACATTAAGGAAGTATCCATGTCAGGGGCAGGTCTTAGCAAGATGTTTGATATTCAGCACAATCATTATCTCTTCGTCGCCTGTTCTTCTTGTGGGTATGTTGAAGTGTTCGATCCAGACGTGCTAAAGGGTAAAAAACAGGGGCAGGTGGGTACCATTCTTGATATTCTGTTTGGTGGATAA
- a CDS encoding Nramp family divalent metal transporter has protein sequence MAPSLGEAHNSMKVPQNAAWWKKFLAFVGPGYLVAVGYMDPGNWATDIAGGSQFGYTLLSVILISNLMAVVLQSLAGKLGIVTGRDLAQACRERFSMPVVMMLWILCELAIAATDLAEVIGSAIALKLLFNIPMLYGVIITAVDVLVILLLQNKGFRALESLVIVLMATIALCFGIDLFLAKPDMGGVMHGFVPSAEILQNPAMLYIAIGIIGATVMPHNLYLHSSIVQTRQIEQTPQGKKEAIRYSTMDSTIALTLALFINAAILIVSAAVFHSAGMTQVAEITDAYHLLTPLLGTTIASILFGVALLASGQNSTLTGTLSGQIVMEGFLNIRIPAWLRRLVTRLIAIIPAVIVTAIAGEHGTEELLILSQVVLSLQLPFAVIPLVMFTSDKKSMGAFANKLWLKIISWIIAGVIVILNVYLIIQTILLF, from the coding sequence ATGGCCCCTTCTCTGGGGGAAGCCCATAACTCCATGAAGGTGCCTCAGAATGCTGCATGGTGGAAAAAATTCCTTGCCTTTGTTGGTCCAGGTTACCTGGTTGCCGTAGGTTATATGGACCCCGGAAACTGGGCAACCGATATTGCGGGTGGTTCACAGTTTGGGTATACCTTATTATCCGTTATTTTGATCTCGAACCTGATGGCAGTTGTGCTGCAGTCACTCGCTGGTAAACTCGGAATTGTTACGGGTAGAGATCTGGCTCAAGCCTGTCGTGAACGGTTCAGTATGCCTGTCGTCATGATGTTATGGATTTTGTGTGAGCTTGCGATTGCAGCCACCGATCTTGCGGAGGTCATTGGTTCAGCGATCGCGCTTAAGCTGCTCTTTAACATTCCCATGTTATATGGCGTTATTATTACCGCAGTTGATGTACTGGTCATTCTTCTGTTGCAAAATAAAGGTTTCCGCGCATTGGAATCCCTCGTCATTGTGCTGATGGCTACCATCGCCCTCTGCTTCGGTATTGACCTGTTTCTCGCTAAACCGGATATGGGCGGCGTCATGCATGGTTTTGTACCCAGTGCCGAGATTTTGCAAAATCCAGCCATGCTCTACATCGCTATCGGAATTATCGGTGCAACTGTCATGCCCCATAACCTGTATCTGCATTCTTCCATCGTGCAGACCCGTCAGATTGAACAGACACCCCAGGGTAAAAAAGAAGCGATTCGGTACTCCACCATGGATTCAACCATCGCTTTAACGCTGGCCCTGTTCATCAATGCAGCCATCCTGATTGTATCAGCTGCCGTGTTCCATAGTGCAGGCATGACCCAGGTTGCGGAAATTACAGATGCCTACCATCTGTTGACACCTCTGCTGGGTACCACCATTGCAAGCATCCTGTTCGGTGTAGCGCTGCTGGCTTCAGGCCAGAACTCAACACTCACCGGAACGCTGTCCGGGCAGATTGTAATGGAAGGATTCCTGAACATTCGTATTCCGGCCTGGCTTCGTCGTCTGGTCACACGCCTAATCGCCATCATCCCGGCTGTAATCGTTACAGCCATTGCCGGAGAGCACGGAACAGAGGAACTGCTCATTCTGAGTCAGGTTGTACTGTCGCTGCAGCTGCCCTTTGCCGTCATCCCGCTGGTGATGTTTACGAGTGACAAAAAAAGCATGGGGGCATTTGCCAATAAGTTATGGCTCAAAATCATCTCCTGGATCATTGCCGGAGTTATCGTTATCCTGAATGTGTATCTGATCATCCAGACCATTCTGTTATTCTAG
- a CDS encoding HAD family hydrolase has protein sequence MPEVRGIKWLFFDVGDTLVDEWEPVDDIIGQFVREACALGYQVEMQTVRELFAASYRNYEQWPMKLAIRTLISDEGHREQIQEKLKFRKELERPFASASSVLQTLSQHYKIGIIANQSPGTESRLDSYGLRKYVDVLACSAEEGVSKPDPELYAVALKQAGCKPKEAVMIGDRIDNDIIPAKKLGMHTIRILQGYGRFQPELADEDRPDWTIESLEELLPLLVTQKSDN, from the coding sequence GTGCCGGAAGTACGTGGGATAAAATGGTTGTTCTTTGATGTGGGGGATACGCTCGTGGACGAATGGGAGCCGGTGGATGATATTATCGGTCAGTTCGTGCGTGAGGCTTGTGCGCTTGGTTATCAGGTGGAGATGCAGACGGTGCGGGAGCTATTTGCCGCCTCTTATCGAAATTATGAGCAATGGCCGATGAAATTGGCTATTCGAACCCTAATCAGTGATGAGGGGCACCGCGAACAGATCCAGGAGAAGCTGAAGTTCCGCAAAGAGCTTGAGCGCCCCTTCGCGTCAGCCAGTTCTGTTCTCCAGACGTTGTCGCAACACTATAAGATTGGCATTATTGCTAATCAAAGCCCGGGAACAGAGAGTCGGCTGGATAGCTATGGTTTGCGCAAGTATGTGGATGTGCTGGCCTGTTCGGCTGAAGAAGGAGTGTCCAAGCCTGATCCTGAACTGTATGCTGTGGCGCTGAAACAGGCAGGGTGCAAACCCAAAGAGGCGGTTATGATTGGAGATCGGATTGATAATGATATTATTCCGGCCAAGAAGCTGGGCATGCATACGATCCGAATTCTACAGGGTTATGGCAGATTTCAGCCAGAGCTTGCAGACGAAGATCGTCCCGACTGGACGATTGAATCACTGGAGGAACTACTTCCGTTGTTGGTAACTCAGAAATCAGACAATTAA
- a CDS encoding CpaF family protein: MTDASKVILDREEQFQIMRREVRAGLDLTSSAGDEELWQGIERKVLSDPKLDDLTSGERHTLVQRLFDSFRGLDILQPLVDHPEITEIMINSHREIFVEQEGEVRQITLEFESSERLEDIIQMIVSGVNRIVNESSPIVDARLKDGSRVNIVLPPIALKGPTMTIRKFPSEPMKMSDLIDKGALHEAAAELLQQLVRSKYNIFIGGGTGSGKTTFLNALSQFIPADERIITIEDSAELQIVTVPNLVSLETRNANTEGKGQISIRDLIKSSLRMRPNRIVIGEVRGAEALDMLQAMNTGHDGSLSTGHANTISDMISRLETMVLSGADLPIAVVRQQISSAIDIFVHLSRLRDRSRRVTEISEVIGMQEGEVLLNPLFRFQEIEEKEGKIIGGLVQVGKLRQVEKIQMAGLGEWLNEYIERLSDGFIESDNNVD; this comes from the coding sequence ATGACGGATGCATCCAAGGTGATACTGGACCGTGAAGAACAGTTTCAAATCATGCGTCGGGAGGTCAGGGCTGGCCTGGATCTAACGTCCTCTGCGGGGGACGAAGAACTGTGGCAGGGAATTGAGCGTAAAGTACTTTCTGATCCGAAGCTGGATGATCTGACCTCCGGGGAGCGACATACGCTGGTGCAGCGGTTATTTGACTCCTTTCGAGGATTGGATATCCTGCAACCATTGGTGGATCATCCCGAGATCACGGAGATAATGATCAACAGCCACCGGGAGATCTTCGTTGAGCAGGAAGGTGAAGTCAGACAGATCACACTGGAATTCGAGTCCAGTGAACGATTGGAAGACATTATCCAGATGATTGTATCCGGGGTGAACCGGATTGTGAATGAGTCTTCTCCAATTGTAGATGCGCGGTTAAAAGACGGCTCGCGTGTCAATATCGTGCTGCCTCCGATTGCGTTGAAAGGTCCGACCATGACGATTCGTAAATTCCCGAGTGAACCGATGAAAATGTCCGATCTGATTGATAAAGGTGCCCTGCATGAAGCAGCGGCAGAATTGCTGCAGCAGTTGGTGCGCAGCAAATACAATATTTTTATCGGCGGTGGAACTGGATCGGGTAAAACAACTTTTCTCAACGCATTATCCCAGTTTATCCCGGCGGATGAACGGATTATTACGATTGAGGACTCTGCTGAATTACAGATTGTCACGGTACCGAATCTGGTATCGCTGGAAACACGGAATGCCAATACCGAGGGCAAGGGCCAAATATCCATCCGGGACCTGATCAAATCATCCTTGCGGATGCGTCCGAATCGAATTGTCATTGGTGAGGTACGGGGGGCGGAAGCGCTGGATATGTTGCAGGCCATGAACACTGGACACGATGGAAGCTTGTCCACAGGACATGCAAATACGATCTCCGATATGATCAGCAGATTGGAGACCATGGTACTCAGCGGAGCAGATCTTCCCATTGCAGTTGTTCGGCAGCAGATTAGCTCGGCAATTGATATTTTTGTGCATTTATCCCGACTGCGAGACCGTTCACGTCGAGTGACCGAGATTAGCGAAGTGATCGGCATGCAGGAGGGAGAAGTGCTGCTGAATCCACTGTTTCGTTTCCAAGAGATTGAAGAAAAAGAAGGCAAAATTATTGGCGGACTCGTGCAGGTAGGGAAGCTAAGACAAGTGGAAAAAATTCAGATGGCGGGACTTGGAGAATGGCTGAACGAGTACATAGAACGTTTAAGTGATGGGTTCATTGAATCGGATAACAACGTAGATTAG
- a CDS encoding type II secretion system F family protein translates to MKLGEARQALMDYTVYTLSRRQRMVCMLISGLLFFGIGILFYHHWLAGLILATGCIWVPKHWTKVLLERRRMTLSLHFKQALYALSSALAAGKSVENGFKESVEDLRMLNPEADTDLIREFTILRTRMEYGQPIEEALQDFSDRAKIEDITNFADVFITCKRTGGDLVEVVRRTSAVIGEKLDIQQDIMVAVAQKKFESKVMFAAPFIFLIFLNFTAKDFMEPLYSGMGYLISSGALVLLACCYLWITRIMDIKV, encoded by the coding sequence ATGAAGTTGGGCGAGGCCAGACAGGCGTTAATGGACTACACCGTATATACGCTATCCCGGAGACAGCGGATGGTCTGCATGCTGATTAGTGGTTTGTTATTCTTCGGTATCGGTATTCTGTTCTATCACCACTGGTTGGCCGGACTGATATTGGCGACGGGATGTATATGGGTACCGAAACATTGGACCAAAGTGCTGCTGGAGCGAAGAAGAATGACTCTCAGTTTACATTTTAAACAGGCATTATATGCGTTGTCCTCCGCGCTGGCTGCGGGTAAATCGGTAGAGAACGGATTTAAGGAATCCGTGGAGGATCTGCGCATGCTGAATCCTGAGGCAGATACAGATCTCATTCGTGAATTCACTATTCTGAGGACGCGGATGGAGTATGGACAGCCCATTGAAGAGGCGCTGCAAGACTTCTCGGATCGGGCCAAGATTGAGGATATCACTAATTTTGCGGATGTATTCATCACATGTAAGCGAACTGGTGGAGATCTGGTCGAAGTTGTGCGGCGAACTTCGGCGGTCATTGGTGAGAAGTTGGATATTCAGCAGGACATCATGGTGGCAGTGGCACAGAAGAAGTTTGAATCCAAAGTGATGTTTGCTGCTCCGTTTATTTTTCTGATTTTTCTCAACTTTACGGCCAAGGATTTTATGGAGCCCCTATATAGCGGGATGGGTTATCTGATCTCCAGTGGTGCATTGGTGTTACTTGCCTGCTGTTATCTGTGGATTACACGCATTATGGATATCAAAGTATAA
- a CDS encoding TadE/TadG family type IV pilus assembly protein, which yields MSFLNKNFKKEEGSFTIEASLVFPIVLFILVLLLFFSMYMYQKTFLNQHAYAASERAAYSWDNSHKQAMTGEVVAGEHDNLYWRLTDDRLLGALFGWAGTDNEVIVSLPAGDGGSLSEKKLSQAGQGMPSGMNGTIEYQNSLIQRKVTTKLEQVISLPLPSFLFDSGNNVLTQGSSTVVEPTEFIRTVDLVRYYAAKFKGKGGATASTAAEAGQVVQHFGKTKK from the coding sequence ATGAGTTTTTTGAATAAAAATTTTAAAAAGGAAGAAGGGAGCTTCACCATTGAAGCCTCCCTGGTCTTCCCTATTGTGTTGTTTATTCTCGTGTTACTGTTATTTTTCTCCATGTACATGTATCAAAAGACATTTCTGAACCAACATGCGTACGCAGCTTCTGAACGTGCTGCCTACAGTTGGGATAACAGCCACAAGCAGGCGATGACAGGTGAAGTTGTGGCTGGGGAACATGACAACTTGTACTGGAGATTGACCGATGATCGATTGCTCGGAGCGCTATTTGGATGGGCGGGAACGGACAATGAGGTTATTGTCTCTTTACCCGCGGGAGATGGCGGAAGTCTATCGGAAAAGAAACTGTCCCAAGCGGGACAAGGCATGCCTTCTGGCATGAATGGAACGATTGAATATCAGAACTCGCTGATCCAGCGAAAAGTAACGACCAAGCTGGAGCAGGTGATTTCTTTACCTCTGCCTTCTTTTTTATTTGATTCAGGTAACAATGTGCTAACGCAAGGATCATCTACAGTTGTAGAACCGACGGAATTTATTCGAACGGTGGATCTGGTCCGTTATTATGCAGCCAAGTTTAAAGGCAAGGGCGGAGCCACAGCCAGTACTGCCGCAGAAGCAGGACAGGTTGTACAACATTTTGGCAAAACCAAAAAATGA
- a CDS encoding Flp1 family type IVb pilin, with translation MLELVKSKATAFWNEEDGLGTLELILIIGVIIIIALIFKDQIKALVERLLKNVSNKSNEFFE, from the coding sequence ATGCTGGAATTGGTGAAAAGCAAGGCAACTGCATTTTGGAACGAAGAAGACGGGCTCGGTACACTGGAATTGATTCTGATTATTGGTGTAATTATCATTATTGCATTGATTTTTAAAGATCAAATTAAGGCGCTGGTAGAAAGACTGTTGAAAAATGTTAGCAATAAAAGTAATGAGTTTTTTGAATAA
- a CDS encoding thiol-disulfide oxidoreductase DCC family protein, protein MTVNQTDQHQGHPIVLVDGVCHFCQGLTKWIIKRDPEGTYHFASLQSDVAKKLLEKGNLSTDSMDTFVLIVDGKYYTRSTAALRLAKGLKFPYPLLYGLIIVPKFIRNAIYNMVARNRYRWFGKDEACMLPTPEIKDRFL, encoded by the coding sequence ATGACAGTGAATCAAACGGATCAGCATCAAGGACACCCGATTGTGCTTGTAGATGGAGTCTGTCATTTCTGCCAAGGATTAACGAAGTGGATTATCAAGCGTGATCCCGAGGGGACATATCATTTTGCATCACTCCAATCGGATGTAGCGAAAAAATTGCTTGAGAAGGGCAATCTGTCCACAGACAGCATGGATACATTTGTACTCATTGTGGACGGAAAATATTACACACGTTCAACTGCAGCGCTGAGACTTGCCAAAGGGCTCAAATTCCCTTATCCATTATTGTACGGGTTGATTATTGTACCGAAATTTATTCGGAACGCCATCTATAACATGGTAGCTCGCAACCGGTATCGCTGGTTCGGTAAAGATGAAGCATGCATGTTGCCTACACCCGAAATAAAGGATCGATTTCTTTAA
- a CDS encoding organic hydroperoxide resistance protein — MEALYTATATVKGGRTGSVASSDGVLKHDLKMPKELGGSGGEGTNPEQLFAAGYGACYESALANVARKAGVKLENVVVTSNVSIGKDPADDGFQLSVRLDVSMPGVDHSQAEDLARKAHDFCPYSKATRGNIDVVLNVV, encoded by the coding sequence ATGGAAGCTTTATATACAGCAACAGCGACAGTTAAAGGTGGACGTACAGGTTCAGTGGCTTCTTCGGATGGTGTGCTCAAACATGATTTGAAAATGCCTAAAGAGCTGGGTGGTTCCGGTGGTGAAGGGACAAACCCCGAGCAGCTTTTTGCCGCTGGATATGGAGCATGTTATGAAAGTGCACTTGCCAATGTCGCCCGTAAAGCAGGTGTGAAGCTGGAGAATGTGGTCGTTACAAGTAACGTATCCATCGGCAAAGATCCTGCGGATGACGGTTTCCAACTGTCGGTTCGTCTGGACGTGAGCATGCCTGGCGTGGATCACAGCCAAGCTGAAGATCTGGCGCGCAAGGCACATGATTTCTGTCCGTACTCCAAAGCAACACGCGGTAATATTGATGTGGTACTTAATGTAGTCTAA
- a CDS encoding glutathione peroxidase: MSVYDYKVNTLRGQEVEMSNYRDKVLLIVNTASQCGLTPQFKGLQELQDKFKDSPFEVLGFPSNQFAQEKGSSDDIAEFCQMNYGVSFPMFEKIDVNGSSAHPLFQHLTKEAPGVLGSKSIKWNFTKFLVDQNGRVLKRYAPKTTPDKIEADIKELLK; encoded by the coding sequence ATATCAGTCTACGACTACAAAGTAAACACCCTTCGCGGTCAGGAAGTTGAAATGTCCAACTATCGTGACAAAGTACTGCTTATCGTGAACACAGCAAGTCAATGCGGTCTCACGCCCCAATTTAAAGGGCTGCAAGAACTTCAGGACAAATTCAAAGATTCCCCATTTGAAGTTCTCGGATTTCCAAGCAACCAGTTTGCACAGGAAAAAGGCTCTTCGGATGATATTGCCGAGTTCTGTCAGATGAACTATGGTGTCAGCTTCCCGATGTTTGAGAAAATCGATGTGAACGGTTCAAGCGCTCATCCTCTATTTCAGCATCTTACCAAAGAAGCACCGGGCGTACTTGGCTCCAAATCCATCAAATGGAACTTTACCAAATTTCTTGTGGATCAGAATGGACGTGTTCTGAAACGGTATGCCCCCAAAACAACACCTGATAAAATTGAAGCAGACATCAAAGAATTGCTTAAATAA
- a CDS encoding VOC family protein, with product MIEYAHIHHVSLAVRDLEVAKKFYSGLLRMKEIERPPFNSTGTWYAIGSQQLHLLQHPEGHTLRNAGIDTTDGHFAIWVTSYKETLAWLEEQEIEYEARPDSVAGFSQIFVLDPDRNIIEFDAPYHS from the coding sequence ATGATTGAATATGCACATATACACCACGTGAGTCTGGCTGTACGTGATCTGGAGGTTGCGAAGAAATTTTATTCCGGTTTGCTCCGTATGAAGGAGATTGAACGTCCGCCTTTCAACTCCACAGGCACATGGTATGCGATTGGAAGTCAGCAGCTTCATCTGTTGCAGCATCCGGAGGGACACACGCTTCGTAATGCCGGGATTGATACAACGGATGGACATTTTGCGATCTGGGTGACCAGTTATAAGGAGACATTGGCCTGGCTGGAAGAGCAGGAGATTGAATATGAAGCGAGACCGGATAGCGTTGCCGGGTTCTCACAGATTTTTGTGCTTGATCCTGACCGCAATATTATTGAGTTCGATGCGCCTTATCATTCTTGA
- a CDS encoding DUF6612 family protein, whose translation MKKWTTLFIGALLAVSMTACGSDADNSTATPPAGNETSNEGNTTAEQETKIPTLDELIEKTNAATKDMKSFTTEANIDQNLKLAAGEQSQDQQVKTSLKMDIIKDPMMIYQEMKMEMSGQEAQNVKQYITSDNIYSQVGEQWVKIPDEQTKPLIEQMKASMNPEGELEQFKKIAEDTKITEEGDNYVINADVSGDNVKELAKAVMEQNGSDPQTQAMLDQMNITSMKMKYMINKETYLPANTDVNMVMEMEQEGQKISMDMKMISTFSNHNGVEEIKIPQEALDSAK comes from the coding sequence TTGAAGAAGTGGACTACATTATTTATTGGGGCATTATTAGCAGTAAGCATGACAGCTTGTGGTAGCGATGCGGATAACAGTACGGCAACACCCCCAGCTGGCAACGAAACGTCTAACGAGGGCAATACAACAGCGGAGCAGGAGACAAAGATCCCTACATTGGACGAGTTGATTGAGAAAACGAATGCTGCGACCAAAGACATGAAAAGCTTCACGACTGAAGCCAATATTGATCAAAATTTGAAACTGGCGGCTGGCGAACAGTCCCAGGATCAACAGGTGAAAACATCGCTGAAGATGGATATCATTAAAGATCCGATGATGATCTATCAGGAGATGAAAATGGAAATGTCCGGACAGGAAGCGCAAAATGTGAAGCAGTACATCACTTCGGATAACATCTATTCGCAGGTGGGAGAGCAATGGGTCAAAATTCCCGACGAACAAACGAAACCACTGATTGAGCAGATGAAGGCAAGCATGAATCCGGAAGGTGAGCTGGAGCAATTCAAAAAGATTGCCGAAGACACCAAGATTACGGAAGAGGGAGACAACTACGTCATTAACGCTGACGTATCCGGTGATAACGTGAAGGAACTGGCCAAAGCGGTCATGGAGCAAAACGGATCGGATCCTCAAACTCAAGCGATGCTTGATCAAATGAATATTACCAGCATGAAAATGAAATATATGATTAACAAAGAAACCTACCTGCCTGCAAATACGGATGTCAACATGGTCATGGAGATGGAGCAGGAGGGACAGAAAATTTCGATGGACATGAAAATGATCAGCACGTTCTCCAACCATAACGGCGTGGAAGAGATCAAGATCCCGCAAGAAGCATTGGATAGTGCGAAATAA
- a CDS encoding HAD family hydrolase yields MMDKEMILVTAPNEAGRKFIKLLMYKKMPFAVLTNSAGEERRLRRIGVEHVIRMNTAAAQKWFLPQGSVGNVFIFENSLNLTCRYLQICRSWTSKSLCVITEQSHPKGIYRGMGADRIVYSLNGEVGFLLNG; encoded by the coding sequence ATGATGGATAAAGAGATGATCTTAGTGACTGCTCCAAATGAAGCAGGACGTAAATTTATCAAATTGCTGATGTACAAAAAAATGCCGTTTGCCGTTCTGACCAACAGTGCAGGTGAAGAGCGCAGGCTCCGGAGAATCGGTGTGGAGCATGTCATTCGCATGAACACGGCTGCAGCTCAGAAATGGTTTTTGCCGCAAGGCAGTGTCGGCAATGTTTTTATTTTTGAAAATAGCCTAAACCTGACCTGTCGATATTTGCAAATCTGCCGCTCATGGACATCCAAGTCCTTGTGTGTCATTACAGAACAGAGCCATCCGAAAGGGATCTATCGGGGGATGGGAGCTGACCGGATTGTGTACTCTTTAAATGGGGAAGTGGGGTTCCTGCTTAATGGGTAG
- a CDS encoding type II secretion system F family protein, translating to MLLPVIFGGVLAAGWLVLDRTRGQTYRHLRELDMEGLRLKKLHGPFLFLLEKFEVGRRLPVLMFRMQHAIQKMYGIQHSGEKTMLYCAEMLTYSWLMLIVGCLLSLVGDMGLGGMVGGLALGVALPLALYKDLNTKMQRRDQDILMELPELLNRIVLLVGAGETVQRAIVHCVASQEERDHPLYNELRKTVGDWNNGYSFQQSFEQFSRSCGVQEVTIFTTTVLLNFRRGGGDFVLALRDLSHVLWEKRKAVSRAKGEQASSKLVFPMVLIFFSIVVMIGAPAFMMMNM from the coding sequence ATGCTGCTTCCCGTTATTTTCGGAGGGGTGCTCGCGGCGGGATGGCTGGTGCTGGATCGAACACGAGGGCAGACCTATCGGCATTTGCGCGAACTGGATATGGAAGGATTACGTCTGAAGAAACTGCATGGTCCCTTTTTGTTTTTGTTGGAGAAGTTCGAGGTGGGCCGCAGATTGCCTGTACTTATGTTCCGCATGCAGCATGCTATTCAGAAAATGTATGGCATACAGCATAGTGGCGAGAAAACGATGCTCTACTGTGCTGAAATGCTGACGTATTCGTGGCTGATGTTAATCGTAGGCTGCCTTTTGTCACTCGTTGGAGATATGGGGCTGGGGGGGATGGTGGGTGGACTGGCGTTGGGTGTTGCACTGCCCTTAGCGCTCTACAAAGATCTGAACACTAAGATGCAGCGAAGAGATCAGGACATACTCATGGAATTACCGGAGTTGTTGAACCGAATTGTTTTGCTGGTTGGTGCAGGGGAAACGGTGCAACGCGCCATTGTTCATTGTGTAGCCAGTCAGGAAGAACGGGATCATCCACTATACAACGAGCTACGCAAGACGGTTGGAGATTGGAACAACGGTTATTCGTTTCAGCAATCTTTTGAACAGTTTAGCCGCAGCTGTGGTGTACAGGAAGTGACGATATTTACAACAACTGTACTGTTGAATTTCCGGCGAGGGGGAGGTGACTTTGTATTGGCGCTGCGGGATCTGTCACATGTGTTGTGGGAGAAACGCAAGGCCGTTAGTCGGGCAAAGGGAGAACAGGCTTCTTCCAAACTGGTGTTTCCGATGGTACTGATCTTTTTTTCGATCGTGGTAATGATCGGAGCGCCAGCTTTTATGATGATGAATATGTAG
- a CDS encoding nucleotide-binding protein: MIVLKAVLASKDKEYISAWLDFVQGSQPGSGIRFTAFSQWEAFRDHMNEQEGRELPDLVVAEPEFLNNWLSNGGETSGIPWLTLSEGLDEVDEDKRLMKYQPLPALLDAVLNACRQPRRRKVHRPGQGTLSIAVISASGGCGKTAVAMHMAKQLGIAGYAVLYLNLETLDSSMPFLEKGLSRSAQRITDAETGLSRLLYDLKVGRKESGKQGQVQSMSKGVDSYVLRHEALKSDVFWPLSNRKELLQMSREDTNILIQYLADCGQYDVLILDGDSGWDGRSEGILDRADAFVWLIEDDISSMHRWGQWMQHMERTRPELLDSVLDRARFVVNKYRDSVINVLPRPDLHLDVVLPYIPSWKQLSKEEVMLSSPIFQREVKRLCAMIVQDGEEELKQAGRMQKGDGWSL; this comes from the coding sequence TTGATTGTTCTAAAGGCAGTGCTGGCTTCCAAAGACAAAGAATATATTAGTGCCTGGCTTGATTTTGTACAAGGGAGCCAGCCTGGCTCCGGTATACGCTTTACTGCTTTTTCACAATGGGAAGCGTTCAGGGATCACATGAATGAACAGGAAGGCAGGGAGCTGCCGGATCTTGTGGTTGCGGAACCGGAGTTTCTGAACAACTGGCTGAGTAATGGTGGCGAAACTTCGGGTATTCCTTGGTTGACGCTCAGTGAAGGACTGGATGAAGTGGATGAGGACAAACGGCTGATGAAATATCAACCTTTGCCTGCACTGTTAGATGCTGTTCTTAACGCTTGCCGACAGCCCCGTCGGAGAAAGGTCCATCGCCCAGGACAGGGGACGCTATCCATTGCAGTTATATCTGCTTCCGGAGGATGTGGCAAGACAGCGGTGGCAATGCATATGGCGAAGCAGCTGGGGATTGCAGGATATGCCGTTCTGTATCTCAATTTGGAGACGCTGGATAGTTCGATGCCGTTTCTGGAAAAGGGGTTGTCTAGAAGTGCACAGCGTATAACTGATGCAGAAACGGGACTGTCACGTCTGCTTTACGATTTGAAGGTGGGAAGGAAGGAATCAGGTAAACAAGGACAAGTGCAATCTATGTCCAAAGGTGTTGACAGCTACGTGCTTCGTCACGAAGCTTTGAAGTCGGATGTATTCTGGCCTCTGTCCAATCGGAAGGAACTGCTGCAAATGTCCCGTGAGGATACGAATATCCTGATCCAGTATCTGGCGGACTGCGGACAGTATGATGTGCTCATTCTGGATGGGGATTCAGGCTGGGATGGTCGCAGTGAAGGGATTCTGGATCGTGCAGATGCATTCGTGTGGCTGATTGAGGATGACATCTCTTCTATGCACCGCTGGGGTCAATGGATGCAGCATATGGAGCGCACAAGGCCGGAACTCCTTGATAGTGTACTGGATCGTGCCCGCTTCGTTGTTAACAAGTACCGGGACAGTGTCATCAACGTCCTGCCAAGACCCGATCTGCATCTGGACGTAGTGCTGCCCTATATCCCTTCATGGAAGCAGCTGAGTAAGGAGGAAGTGATGCTTAGCTCACCGATCTTTCAACGCGAAGTAAAGAGACTCTGCGCCATGATCGTACAGGACGGGGAAGAAGAACTGAAGCAGGCGGGACGAATGCAGAAGGGTGATGGGTGGTCGTTATGA